A single genomic interval of Armigeres subalbatus isolate Guangzhou_Male chromosome 1, GZ_Asu_2, whole genome shotgun sequence harbors:
- the LOC134207451 gene encoding uncharacterized protein LOC134207451, which yields MSTKIISCTNYFASSILDFLVVKRITSKVPVIELDTRSWPLPSNLKLADPKFNIPGEIDMIIGNEIFFDLVKRGRYRMGNNALTLAETELGWIVGGSVPTRKVKQWPRVCQLNRHEEELNKTMSKFWELECVQPESNQTTAEIAVEKHFGSTHSRDANGRYIVRLPFNNLQSQLGDSYNTARKRLDKLIIALARNPTKRLEYSAFLTEYLTLGHMKEVEHSDDEGYYIPHHAIYKASSSTTKTRVVFDASAKTTTGLSLNDTLLVGPTVQNDLLSIILKFCTHKVVLTADIPKMYRQVRIHKDDCKYQRILWLGDDDKLQTVTYGIASSPHHTTRALVQLALDEGKERVVKEDSYVDVGGSSVVEVIQIYKELSQLLQRGGFGVHKFCSNSTEVLQAIPVDLHEKQVDFEDAEINNTIKTLGLIWNPSEDYFVFRAPKPLDVDWTKRIVLSEISSLFDPAGFLGPIITKSKLVMQDIWRQGLTWDELLPESLSQRWKEIREQLPAINKMQKMRCLIPKDTVSIQLHGFSDASMRAYGGVLYIRSVDKNGNISVNLVASKSRVAPIKPQTIPRLEMCGAKLLAELTRKVVTATQIRFDDVILHCDSKIVLCWLKKSPLALKQFISNRVAATIELTQGYQWRYIKSEHNPADVISRGALPEELRQSELWWNSAPVLWEEHLPEDSTEPFNELELPEIKTATVLTVTKQTSSINLTRCSNYRIMQRAWVYVERYITRVVYKKSVTSIIKADEMLRSEKNILRVLQQQEFGDLLKRLETKSSQRHFLSNLAPFLDDDGLIRVGGRLKYSVIPYEGKHQVLLPERHHVTTTLIRKLHEEHCWPLFENAIGHCEQRW from the coding sequence ATGTCTACTAAGATCATTTCTTGCACTAATTATTTTGCCTCATCCATTTTAGACTTCCTGGTCGTGAAACGAATCACATCGAAGGTACCCGTGATTGAATTAGATACCCGATCCTGGCCTTTACCATCTAATCTCAAGTTAGCGGACCCCAAGTTTAACATCCCTGGAGAAATTGACATGATCATTGGCAATGAAATCTTCTTTGATTTGGTCAAGCGAGGTCGCTACAGAATGGGTAATAATGCGCTAACATTAGCTGAGACAGAATTGGGATGGATTGTAGGTGGATCTGTACCGACCAGGAAGGTCAAACAATGGCCGCGTGTGTGCCAACTGAATCGCCACGAAGAAGAATTGAATAAGACCATGTCAAAGTTTTGGGAGTTAGAATGCGTTCAACCGGAATCCAACCAGACAACAGCTGAGATTGCTGTCGAAAAACATTTTGGCAGCACTCATAGTCGAGATGCAAATGGGCGGTACATCGTGAGGCTTCCCTTTAACAACCTTCAGAGTCAACTTGGAGACTCTTACAATACCGCCCGGAAACGATTGGACAAGCTTATAATTGCACTTGCCAGAAACCCAACAAAACGTCTGGAGTATTCTGCATTTTTGACCGAATACCTCACACTAGGCCACATGAAAGAAGTGGAACACTCGGATGATGAAGGTTACTACATTCCACACCATGCAATTTACAAGGCATCTAGCTCGACCACAAAAACAAGAGTTGTGTTTGATGCATCTGCAAAGACGACAACTGGCCTATCTCTGAATGATACATTACTGGTAGGGCCCACTGTGCAGAATGACCTTCTCTCCATTATCCTAAAATTTTGCACTCATAAAGTGGTGCTAACGGCCGACATCCCTAAAATGTATCGGCAGGTCAGAATACACAAGGACGACTGTAAGTACCAAAGGATCCTTTGGTTGGGCGATGACGACAAGCTACAAACAGTGACGTACGGTATCGCCAGCTCCCCACACCATACAACCAGGGCATTAGTTCAATTGGCACTGGATGAAGGTAAGGAAAGGGTAGTCAAGGAAGACAGTTATGTCGATGTCGGTGGGTCGTCAGTAGTAGAAGTGATCCAGATCTACAAAGAACTGTCGCAACTACTCCAACGAGGCGGATTCGGTGTGCATAAATTTTGCTCTAATAGCACAGAGGTTTTGCAAGCAATTCCAGTGGATTTGCACGAGAAACAAGTTGATTTCGAAGACGCCGAGATTAATAACACAATTAAGACACTTGGTCTTATATGGAATCCTTCGGAGGACTACTTTGTTTTTCGTGCTCCTAAGCCATTGGATGTGGACTGGACCAAACGGATTGTTCTGTCGGAGATTTCCAGTCTCTTCGACCCTGCAGGATTTCTCGGGCCCATAATCACAAAGTCAAAATTGGTTATGCAGGACATTTGGCGTCAAGGTCTAACGTGGGATGAACTGCTTCCGGAATCACTTTCGCAGAGGTGGAAAGAAATTCGAGAACAACTGCCAGCAATAAACAAGATGCAGAAGATGCGGTGTCTGATTCCCAAGGATACTGTGTCCATTCAACTTCATGGTTTTTCGGACGCATCGATGAGAGCCTACGGAGGCGTGCTTTATATCAGGAGTGTCGATAAGAATGGAAATATCAGCGTAAATCTAGTTGCCAGTAAATCTCGTGTGGCACCAATAAAGCCACAGACGATACCCAGGTTGGAGATGTGTGGAGCAAAATTACTAGCGGAGCTGACGCGGAAGGTGGTGACTGCTACGCAAATCCGATTCGACGACGTGATTCTCCACTGTGATTCAAAAATTGTTTTGTGTTGGCTCAAAAAGTCACCGTTGGCATTAAAACAGTTCATATCAAACCGTGTTGCTGCAACCATAGAGCTAACTCAGGGCTACCAGTGGCGATACATCAAATCTGAACACAATCCAGCTGATGTTATTTCTAGGGGAGCGCTACCAGAGGAGTTGCGCCAGAGCGAGTTGTGGTGGAACAGTGCACCAGTTCTGTGGGAAGAACATCTGCCAGAAGATTCGACCGAGCCGTTTAATGAATTAGAACTGCCAGAAATTAAAACGGCAACCGTGTTGACCGTCACTAAACAAACTTCATCAATTAATTTGACAAGATGCAGCAACTACCGTATAATGCAGAGAGCGTGGGTGTATGTCGAACGATACATTACTCGTGTGGTGTACAAAAAATCAGTAACATCGATTATAAAAGCAGACGAGATGCTACGCTCAGAAAAGAATATCCTAAGAGTTTTACAACAACAAGAATTCGGTGACCTGCTCAAGCGATTAGAAACTAAATCGAGCCAACGACACTTTTTGTCGAACCTAGCACCATTCCTGGACGACGATGGTCTAATTCGGGTTGGAGGCCGCTTGAAGTATTCGGTTATACCCTATGAAGGCAAACACCAGGTACTACTACCTGAACGCCACCACGTCACGACGACTCTGATAAGGAAACTGCATGAAGAACACTGTTGGCCATTGTTCGAGAACGCTATTGGCCATTGCGAGCAAAGGTGGTAA